Below is a genomic region from Alosa alosa isolate M-15738 ecotype Scorff River chromosome 24, AALO_Geno_1.1, whole genome shotgun sequence.
ATTCATAATGGAGCAGCTAGCTATCATcaaagcaaattacattttctcGCCACTGACAAGGCTCAACACATCAGCCAACATGTACAGGATCCCTATGGAGAAACAAGTACTTAATGACACCTAACAATAAGGCTCAAGTGGACGGCTACCTTTTTGAAGACCTCGATGACGGACAGTTTGCTCTCGTCCGGCTTGTCCGCCTTGTCCGCCTCGAGTGGCAGGAAGGCTTGTCGGCTTTCGCTGGACGACGGCGTGGCGTCCATGCTGCCGTTAGCCACAGGGGAGCCGTTGGTGTGGCCGTTAGCTTTGCCGTTCTCTGTTGTGGTGTCTTCTGAAATCATTACAGAAACAAAAACCACCAAAACAATCAGGGACGAATTGATAGACAGACCACAGTAACATAGTAGTCAGTCATGATGTCACCCTTGAAGCATGGCACAATGTACCGGTACCTCTACTTTACTCTTATCTAcatgtatggaccctttcaagagagttccattatcagcatcatagttggccccactaggcttcctttttaacattccatatgttatcttaatgcagaggaagtagattggggcccaaatagaacgttcaagcattgtttttgtttttattgatgaaagggtctattctgAGAAAGTAATAATAGGCaggattttcttttcttttctttttgacatTAGTCACTATCCCGACTACTGATTCAATAGAGGTTAAGTACCTTCAGAGAGCTTCATAAGGTAAGAGGTAGAGGTAGAAGGTAAGAGAACTTCATACCTTCTACTGACCTTCACAACTACAGAGCATCGTCCATAATCTGTCCAATGAAGGCGCCTGTTTACAGTGTAACAGCATAACACTGGCATTCCAAAAATACAGACTTAACACCTCAGCTGTCTAAGCCTTTATGACCTGAAATTCCCGTCTTGGCGTAATCTCTGAAGTTACAGCACACTGTATAAACCAAGGAATAAAGGACAATGCCAAATATTCAGATAAGGCTTTTAAAGACTTTCAAAGATTTTGTCTTAAGGACCCTTAATTGCACAATAATTTAAATTCAGTTCTGATCAGGATTACAACCGCATAGTGAGAAGGCCCTCTTATTTGACAGGACATGCCACTTAAACTCAAGCCGACATTCTCCCTCTAAAGGCGTACAGTATGTGACACTGattatatctgtctgtctatggaTAGACGAGGAAATGACTGAGTGTGCTACATCAACGGTTTTACCATAATAGTGACCTAATTTGTGTCCAGAGTGTCCAGGATTAATTCCTTTAAATCCTATTAGGTAATGTGTGGCCATTGAAACAGAGAATTGATTTTGGACATTTTAAACTCCCTGAACCCTATCAAACCCCTTCTTGGCttgatgaaaaaaatatttcatataGCAATCTTACCATACATTTCAGTTGGAGATAAGCACATAGGTACATACAAAACTTTAACTGGTGAAACCGGtgtcattttgtcttttcatgtTTGCCATACTGTACCTGTAAGCAGAAGTTGATTGGTTGTCTCTGGCTCATAGCTTTTGCTCTTGTTTTTGCAGAGGTAATGCTGGGCGAAACgctatcagagagagagagagagagagagagagagagagagagggaaagacaaagagagagagagagtgagagaatgacacATATCATTAATCATACATAACTTGTACTACAGCATCAACATAACTTGACACATGACAACAGAACAATCCCAGTGGCAACAGAACATTAACCATGGTAACCACACAAAGAGAGGTGATAACACCGCATAACTTGGTTTACATTCATTCATGTTCAAACAAATGATTCTATGACTGCAGGGAGGAAAAATATTAGTCAATAATTCCATATTTCCACTGAGACTTCAATGTGAATGCAACATGACAATGAATTTATATTTGTTAAGTAGATGAGTGTCACTTTGTATTTTGGacatgtgtacctgtgtgtgagagtgtgtgtgtgtgagtgtgtacgtaATGTGTATATTTCAACCAACCAGTTTGGACAGTAGCAGGTAGCTCATTAGTGTGATAAGGGTTCCCACACATGGGGTGATGAAGTACCCAAGGGCAGCTGTTTCATTGTCAGCAttgcctggacacacacacacacacacacacacacacacacaaacacacacagagagagttgaagTTAGAAAAAACTCAATAACACATTCCCTACCTTGCCATTTGACTACAGACAGAGCAAGTTCTCCCAGTTCACATTAGACAGATCACTCTGGATTCTGTCAACAGCGCTCTGTGGGAGAGTCTCACTCTACACCACACTACGGCGCCGCGTTGGGAGAAGCCAGGCGCCCGTTTTTTTTGTCCCACACGCTCGGTAAATATTTGTGTCCCACTTACTGGCAAGGGCGAGGATCATGGCCACGGCGGCGAAGGTGCCGGCCAGTCCCTGACCACTCATGAACATGGTGCTGTACTTCTGCGGGAGCAGACCCACCAGGCCAAACAGACTGCCCTGCAACACGGCACCAAACgctggggggggagagaggagggacatagggaggggggatgagagagatagaggtgtagtgtaagagggagaaagagagagggagggggttggaaagaaaaagagagaaagacagacagaagagaaaagaaacggacagagagaaaggggagaaaatatatgaaaatatatgaACAAAACCATTGCATTTCCTCGCATCTTGTTGTCTCATACATAGCATCCTGCtaacgctaacacacacacacacacacacacacacacacacacacacacagagagaggaagacaaaggGAGATACCAAAATAAGTACTGAGAAGCCAAAACATAACTGCCTGCACCACCCACACATCTGTAAACAGGCTCACTCACTaacggagaaagagagatggagagggagagggggagagagagagggagagagagagggagagcacacTAGGTGAAGGTTTGATAAGATATCTTGAAAGAGCACAGCCAGGAATAGAACACAGAGGTGGTCACCAGTGAGCCTAAATTAAAAGATAATTACaatgaaaacagcaaacacAAATCCACATGGCAactaaaaatgattataatTACTATGAATTAATTCATACTAGCTTCTCCTcaccattcattcacacacacacccacacccacaaacaaaGGGTAGAGTGGCCACTCACAGTTGATGAACCAGATGGTGGCCATGGTGACGGAGAAGAAGCGGTCCTGCTCCATGTCGACCTTGACGAGGATGGCGGTGAAGATGAAGAGGATGAGGATGCACACCAGACTCCCGGCGATGCGCATCGTCTCCGAGATCCTGACGGAAGATCACAACACACAGTTAAAACCCCAAAGCTCTGTCATcagcacacctctctctctccattcacttCCAGAGTTACGGCCGCCTAccaataaccaataacctactacTAGGTTGTGACAAATGGTGTAAAATGTTCTTTGTATGTCACGAGAGCCACATCTTTGCATACAGGCACTTATTCTTATAATGAACATGCTTAAATTCTTATTCTTAGGTTATGGGTGGCATTCTTTTTATTCACATCCCACCCCTGctagcattgtttttttttttttcggggcagccgtggcctactctttagcacttcggacctgtaaccggagggttgccggttcgagccccgaccagtgggccgcggctgaagtgcccttgagcaaggcacctaacccctcactgctccccgagagcCGCTGTtaatgcaggcagctcactgcgccgggattagtgtgtgcttcacctcactgtgtgtacactgtgtgctgagtgtgtttcactaattcacgaattggaataaatgcagagacaaaatttccctcacaggatcaaaagagtatatatatttacttATACACATTTCCATATGGCACCTCACACTAAAGCTGATGATACATGGAGCAacattttgagcaatgttgctgagcAATGTTCCTCATTATTGTAGTTCTGGCATGTTcacatagcctgacgagccagacccacatcaagatgtagggtctggggactcaccattcgcagtgctcagtccgaggggcgggataatcggttgtctttcaaattccctctgcacgcaataggatagcgctacaactcatgagtcccatgcgttttcccaccagcggagctagttggctagttcaaacttttgacaacttaaaaaaagcttaacccgtgtcacgctgtttgccaacagcaacatccatcttctttgttttcaagtagcagggaattcccgctgaaccgttgcaactctaccctcaatcattatgttaagcccgcctaccgactctatacatgatgtgattggccttatcgaagtttaatttttccagctcccaagccaacggagagttgctaactaacctggcagcaaattacatttacattacatttgctgccgctagggtgcgtctagatttctaggctaatgttcacattgatattgggcaacaattccttttctggagaactttaatcatcagtaggcaaatcATCATGATCAGTTTGTTAGTATTTTGACGAGTGAGCGCATCTCAGAAGGAATCTGCTTCTATGTGAGACTGTGTATTCTTAATTTGACAACATGCAAGTGGCCATTTAAATTATCAATGCTTCATAAAATTACACatgaacatttaaaaataaacatgtgAATCAAAAATTCAAgaataaaaaatgtttaaaagtaATAATATAGAAGTAAAGTTGGTAGCCTCACATACCCCAAAAAAAATGTACTTCTCCAAACCTCAACTCTCTTCAACATTTTGTTTGAACAAGGGTAATTcagtatttaaaataaaaatggcatATATTGTTAACAAATCTTTGTGCCCTAAAAAAAGGTCTCTGCACAGCCCTGTTTGAAAACTTGTGCTCTTATCAGCATAATGACCACTGCTTTGGGATAGGGTCCCTAGAGTTACAGGCAATTGTCATAACCTATTACTAGCTTTTACATCGCAGATACATGTAAAAATTACATTGCAGTGTGAAATTTGTATTCTTATGTTAAGTTAGTGCCACTCTCTCAGTGCCATTCCCATACGGCAACTGATTTTGGGATGAGTCCACAAGGATCTCTTTGAGGATCATTATAATGCTTTCAGATCAATGGTCATCTTGTCCAAAGGCCTGGATGAACTGCTTTTCTAAGTAGTAGTCAGCAGTGCACTACAGAATGGACATGGTCCAGTATATTCCCTCTATCCAGCTCTTGATCCTTTTCAAGGACAGCTGCAAATTAACTTGATTGCTTTAACAAGTTAATTAACgtttaaaaagttaaaaactATTGAACTTTATGTTTTCAAATCAATCTAAAATCTATGCATTTCCTTGGATGTGTACATAATACTATAGTTGAACACAAAACACTATAGTTGAGGTCAGTCATGACACTAAAATCATCTTATTGTAAACCAAAAACAGCcgcggcctactggttagcacttcggacttgtaactggagggttgccggttctaaccctgaccagtaggaatggctgaagtgcccttgagcaaggcacctaacccctcactgctccccgagcgacgctgtagcaggcagctcactgcgtcggaattagtgtgtgcttcacctcactgcgcttcggacttgtaacaggagggttgccggttctaaccctgaccagtagtaacggctgaagtgcccttgagcaaggcacctaacccctcactgctccccgagcgacgcagtagcaggcagctcactgcgtcgggattagtgtgtgctttttcactgcgtgttcactgtgtgctgagtgtatttcactaattcacggattgggataaatgcagagaccaaatttccgggatcaaaagagtatatatcctTATACTTAAAACAACCATGTCAAAGTTACTATGACAACCGTACCGGGGATACAGGAAGGAATTAAGCAGCGTGAAGAGCAGCAAGGGCAGCTGGGATAGCAGAGTCATCCAGTTGTCAAAGTAATACTCTTTCCTGGCGATGACTGTGTCATCATTCGTATCGGACGTGTTCAGTGTCAGTCGGTTGTTGAAgtactgcacgcacacacacacacacacacatggaaagagaaagggtaaaaacatgtatttttatttagtatatcACAACACAAGTACATAGTACACTTCTAGGCAAAGTAAACACCTCAACATGCCCTTGATTGCTCAATGAATCATTACAGAATCACTTATTCGATTTATTGATCTGCTTAGACTGGATTTCTATTTTGCTCCTCACAAGCAGTCCACCACAGCACTCccttttgaacacacacacacatctcctagTTCAAATAGCCCTGGGCTCTAACGAAAGACTCAGATCACATGGGTATTTTGCTCTGCTGTTGCTTTCAGACACAACCTCCATAGTATAATGCGGATCTTTGTCAAATGGAGGTCCGACCCTTCGCGTGATTCAGATACGATGCTTACCTTGCGGACATTATGCGGTCATATGTGTGAATGACACGCACATGAGCAGAATCTCTGCAGGGTCGAACGCGGTTGAACaggcacatgaacagaatctctcaGAATGATcttcgcttcgttcagacacaagcTCATTTTCATAATGTCCGTCTGAAATACTAGGGGGGTACAATAGAGTAATACAGCCGTCTAAGTTTGGACTTCCAGATGgccggttatgttgttcagatatacagcCCAATCGTTTGACATCCACAAAACTTCTGGACTTACACTAGGTCTGAAAGCAGTTAATGTGTATAAGTTTATCTTTGTT
It encodes:
- the LOC125289780 gene encoding equilibrative nucleoside transporter 2 isoform X2, which codes for MTDEGAPKDRGCLVGIIFFILGLGTLLPWNFFMTASQYFNNRLTLNTSDTNDDTVIARKEYYFDNWMTLLSQLPLLLFTLLNSFLYPRISETMRIAGSLVCILILFIFTAILVKVDMEQDRFFSVTMATIWFINSFGAVLQGSLFGLVGLLPQKYSTMFMSGQGLAGTFAAVAMILALASNADNETAALGYFITPCVGTLITLMSYLLLSKLRFAQHYLCKNKSKSYEPETTNQLLLTDTTTENGKANGHTNGSPVANGSMDATPSSSESRQAFLPLEADKADKPDESKLSVIEVFKKIWVMAFCVTFNFTVTLSVFPAVTVDVRSAYEGEWEKYFIPVCCFLFFNIMDWLGRTVTTLKRWPPKESRLFPALVVSRVVFIPLLMLCNVQMRSNLPVLFSNDAAFSAIMLLFSLSSGYSVCLSMSYAPQLVPAKDAETAGILMTFFLALGLSLGAGLSFPLRFLV
- the LOC125289780 gene encoding equilibrative nucleoside transporter 2 isoform X1; protein product: MTDEGAPKDRGCLVGIIFFILGLGTLLPWNFFMTASQYFNNRLTLNTSDTNDDTVIARKEYYFDNWMTLLSQLPLLLFTLLNSFLYPRISETMRIAGSLVCILILFIFTAILVKVDMEQDRFFSVTMATIWFINSFGAVLQGSLFGLVGLLPQKYSTMFMSGQGLAGTFAAVAMILALASNADNETAALGYFITPCVGTLITLMSYLLLSKLRFAQHYLCKNKSKSYEPETTNQLLLTEDTTTENGKANGHTNGSPVANGSMDATPSSSESRQAFLPLEADKADKPDESKLSVIEVFKKIWVMAFCVTFNFTVTLSVFPAVTVDVRSAYEGEWEKYFIPVCCFLFFNIMDWLGRTVTTLKRWPPKESRLFPALVVSRVVFIPLLMLCNVQMRSNLPVLFSNDAAFSAIMLLFSLSSGYSVCLSMSYAPQLVPAKDAETAGILMTFFLALGLSLGAGLSFPLRFLV